A window of the Acidobacteriota bacterium genome harbors these coding sequences:
- a CDS encoding FAD-binding oxidoreductase, whose amino-acid sequence MSPDRIVIVGGGVVGSSIAWHLRTGGFAGEVVVVERDPTYRRASSFLAMGGVRQQFGSAANIRLAQYSVRFYERFDTAMRTPEHRPQAWFRQRGYLFLANDGNAARFERRYAQQRALGAHVERLDVDGIRARVPDLFLDDVRFGIFGPDDGYANPREVLAGFRHAAAAAGATYVTGEVRRLEVTGGRVRGVTLDGGVTLDARAVVNAAGPFAAKLAALADLDLPVTPVRQHLFRCALPHRWPYRFPVVIDPGGVHWRHDDPVAPGDPDRIIVACTKLDEPAGENFACDADRWTTDFRPPLVARLPAFEAAELVEGWAGLYEMTPDHNPLLGEHPALAGFHLANGFSGHGLMMAPATGAALAELLMTGASARLDIGGFDPGRFARGEAFRDDAMI is encoded by the coding sequence ATGTCCCCTGACCGCATCGTCATCGTCGGCGGCGGGGTCGTGGGCTCCAGCATCGCCTGGCACCTGCGGACCGGCGGCTTCGCAGGCGAGGTCGTCGTCGTCGAGCGCGACCCGACCTATCGGCGGGCCTCGTCGTTTCTCGCCATGGGCGGCGTGCGCCAGCAGTTCGGCTCGGCCGCCAACATCCGCCTCGCCCAGTACAGCGTCCGCTTCTACGAGCGGTTCGACACGGCGATGCGGACACCCGAGCACCGGCCGCAAGCCTGGTTCCGCCAACGCGGCTACCTCTTCCTCGCCAACGACGGGAACGCGGCGCGGTTCGAGCGGCGCTACGCGCAGCAGCGCGCGCTCGGCGCGCACGTCGAACGCCTGGATGTCGACGGGATTCGCGCCCGCGTGCCCGACCTGTTTCTCGACGACGTCCGCTTCGGCATCTTCGGACCGGACGACGGCTACGCCAATCCGCGCGAGGTGCTCGCCGGCTTCCGGCACGCGGCGGCGGCGGCCGGGGCGACGTACGTCACCGGGGAGGTCAGGCGCCTGGAGGTGACCGGCGGGCGCGTGCGCGGCGTGACGCTCGACGGCGGCGTGACGCTCGACGCCCGCGCGGTGGTCAACGCGGCCGGTCCGTTCGCCGCGAAGCTCGCGGCGCTGGCCGATCTCGATCTCCCGGTGACCCCGGTCCGCCAGCACCTGTTCCGCTGCGCCCTGCCGCACCGCTGGCCCTACCGGTTCCCGGTGGTGATCGACCCGGGCGGCGTCCACTGGCGCCATGACGACCCGGTCGCGCCCGGCGATCCGGATCGCATCATCGTCGCCTGCACGAAGCTGGACGAGCCGGCCGGCGAGAACTTCGCCTGCGATGCCGACCGCTGGACCACCGACTTCCGGCCGCCGCTCGTGGCGCGCCTGCCGGCCTTCGAGGCGGCCGAGCTGGTGGAAGGATGGGCGGGCCTGTACGAGATGACCCCGGATCACAACCCGCTGCTCGGCGAGCACCCGGCGCTGGCCGGCTTCCACCTCGCCAACGGCTTCAGCGGACACGGCCTGATGATGGCCCCGGCGACGGGCGCGGCGCTGGCCGAGCTGCTCATGACCGGCGCGTCGGCGCGTCTCGACATCGGCGGGTTCGACCCGGGACGCTTCGCACGCGGCGAGGCGTTCCGGGACGACGCGATGATCTGA
- a CDS encoding SRPBCC domain-containing protein produces the protein MAKNKGLRVERAVRIIGAPTRVLAAFFDARALAAWWGVLRSVTTPRPLGVYALEWGDGKGLDGGVFHGTVMEYRPGRELFVANAYWLPASGEALGPMGLEVTCRVDGPATRVRVRQSGADDGALWKRYQDDMSSGWGLSLDALKRYIEDGAAPRRPADDLPRRA, from the coding sequence ATGGCGAAGAACAAGGGGCTTCGCGTCGAGCGCGCGGTCCGCATCATCGGGGCGCCGACCCGCGTGCTGGCGGCTTTCTTCGATGCGCGGGCCCTGGCGGCCTGGTGGGGCGTCCTCCGCTCGGTGACCACGCCGCGCCCGCTCGGCGTGTACGCGCTGGAATGGGGCGACGGGAAGGGCCTGGACGGCGGCGTCTTCCACGGCACGGTCATGGAGTATCGCCCGGGCCGCGAGCTGTTCGTGGCCAACGCGTACTGGCTGCCGGCCAGCGGAGAGGCGCTCGGCCCGATGGGGCTCGAGGTGACCTGCCGCGTCGACGGGCCCGCGACCCGCGTTCGGGTCCGCCAGAGCGGGGCGGACGACGGGGCGCTCTGGAAGCGCTACCAGGACGACATGAGCTCGGGCTGGGGGCTGTCGCTCGACGCCCTGAAGCGCTACATCGAGGACGGCGCCGCCCCGCGGCGGCCCGCGGACGATCTCCCGCGCCGCGCGTAG